The Pochonia chlamydosporia 170 chromosome 3, whole genome shotgun sequence genome contains the following window.
TCGCAATTCTTCCATTTTACGCCGCAAATCATGCAAAATTCAGCGCCACAGCGACTTTACCGTGTCAGTAACATTTCGCCTCGTCCCCAAAACAAAATTGATAGCAATAATATGACTTACCAAGTCATGTGGTTACAACCCTCCTCCAGTTCTACCAAGGCTTTGCACTTATAGCATCGCTTCCACCCTTCTGCCTGTGCTTGTGCAAGAATAGCCGCCGTCTCCTGATCGTTCGGACATTCGGTGGCTCCATGCCATCGACCATTGCAGGCGCAGCATACCTTGGTTTTGCAACGACTACACTTTCCCACTTTGCGCCCATCTTCTCGCCGAATATTGGCTGGTTTAATCCATTCTCCACACTTTCGAGACGGACAATAGATTCGGTTCTTGGTTGAGTATTCGGCGAATTTGCGATTCCAAGTCTTCTTGAATGTGTTGTCAAATAGGCGTTCGACGTGCTTCAGAGGAATGTAATCTTGAGTGCAGCATCGGGGAGGCATGTGTTGAGGATCGGTAATGGAGAGCTTGAAGATGCGTTCAAGGCATGAGCGACACATGTGATGTCCACACCTTAGTTTCGAGGCTTTAGAAGTTGAAATATCTCCCATGCAGATTACGCATTCGACTCTGTGGCGGCCGTTAGTCTCATCCGCCCCAAAACTGGTGTGAGATCTGCAGCTGAAGGGGAGCAGGGAGAAAAGACTGACCGTTTCTTTGGCACCCTCACTTCTCTAGCCCGTTTCTCCGGGCTCTCCTGTCTCGCCAAGGGTGCGCCAAATATACTTCCTATGATAGCAGCGGGCCCGCCAGATATTGACCCAGCCCTGCTTTGGCTCGATCTTACAGTGCTTGATCTCCGAACTTTTGGATGATCAAGTTGTATCACCTCCGCGGACCGGTGACGTCGATGCACTAGTGGTCTACCGAAATATATTAGAATTTGCGCGAGGCAGATCTCCACGATTGCAAACATACCTCTTGGACGAAATAGGCGGCCGTGAGTCTTCAATCACATCTGGGACATGATAGACCCTCTCTCGACGAGATGAAGTGCTCCGATCTGGTGTCCTGGACGATGCATGGGCTGCAGAGCCGCTGTCGCTCGCAGCATAGTACCTTGGCGAcccattttcttcttcaagatATGGCCTTCGTCGTCTCCTGTGGTATCTCCTATCAGATGATGACTCGATATACTCATCCCGACTCGGTTGTCGCCGGTGTCTATATCTGGGCGGTTCCTCTTCCACTTCTTCTACGACTTCTATATGTTCCTCGTCGAGATCTTCTCCATACGCAAGCCCGCTGGCCGCCGAGGAATGTCCCGAGTACTCTCCACCCGCTCTTGCCTTTCCGTATGCGGGAGAAATATCCCTTGCCGAATGCCGCCTCGCCAGAGGAACTTCATACCGGTCGTCCGGAGCGAGACAGTTAACAGGTCTTCGATACGCGGCATCAGTCGCTGACCTGGATAATGCGATAACTGGAACTGGCGCTGGGGGCGGGGGCATCGTCGGCGAGGCAACAGAGTACTCGTTTGgctccaagctccttgaACTTGGGTGCCGTTGTCTCCGAGATGTCGTCCTACGCGGGGAACTATGTACTTCGTCGTTGACAGGATGGGGCAGCGAATCGGGAGACGGGTCGGGCTGAGCTCTCCAGACGG
Protein-coding sequences here:
- a CDS encoding serine esterase family protein (similar to Metarhizium acridum CQMa 102 XP_007813401.1), with amino-acid sequence MGRASHLGDLDGDYIPRRERRRDDHIPVWRAQPDPSPDSLPHPVNDEVHSSPRRTTSRRQRHPSSRSLEPNEYSVASPTMPPPPAPVPVIALSRSATDAAYRRPVNCLAPDDRYEVPLARRHSARDISPAYGKARAGGEYSGHSSAASGLAYGEDLDEEHIEVVEEVEEEPPRYRHRRQPSRDEYIESSSDRRYHRRRRRPYLEEENGSPRYYAASDSGSAAHASSRTPDRSTSSRRERVYHVPDVIEDSRPPISSKRPLVHRRHRSAEVIQLDHPKVRRSSTVRSSQSRAGSISGGPAAIIGSIFGAPLARQESPEKRAREVRVPKKRVECVICMGDISTSKASKLRCGHHMCRSCLERIFKLSITDPQHMPPRCCTQDYIPLKHVERLFDNTFKKTWNRKFAEYSTKNRIYCPSRKCGEWIKPANIRREDGRKVGKCSRCKTKVCCACNGRWHGATECPNDQETAAILAQAQAEGWKRCYKCKALVELEEGCNHMTCRCGAEFCMICGVKWKNCDCPWFNNDDDVRRADILDDMNIPVPHIRGDLGDIFHGDGPPAPIELRGFTGPHHPTMIPVRRRPRTYQEEMHMRRVQESQDATIARHLQYINDYDDTHNHNIMGGLGDIHGIGNAGGHFMNENFSRAGRFGPQPRVAAMHDRAEYGDNRRSRARVETSQERRLADRLSETRSGLGSPPAAGPIYPVGMNVPPLPVPAMVPPHLQRALRHHTKDAETYNISPYTPRSERVVGARMSREYDDEAEVHSPLRGSRRRARGDRPKSSDLAGLNGTGRGMNRVSQWRTFVEPGIPDGESTVGHA